In one Halosimplex halophilum genomic region, the following are encoded:
- a CDS encoding J domain-containing protein: MVHDAVFGLPHWLVVGLGLGVASSVLAAVLFVAADRLYPSPRAHRRRDDGEHRRRAELRDYLDAIGESYAEDHFVEGQHIAFYLPERDVAITFDAHAYYRIDRSPTHPVLVEHEMPGVHLGDRLPFEVPDVDFGPAETDGEHRDPATAAFEELGVSASASLDEVKAAYRRKVKEVHPDQGGDEDEFKRVREAYTTAKRHAG; the protein is encoded by the coding sequence GTGGTACACGACGCGGTGTTCGGGTTGCCCCACTGGCTGGTCGTCGGCCTCGGTCTCGGCGTCGCGAGTAGCGTCCTCGCCGCCGTCCTGTTCGTCGCCGCGGACCGGCTCTACCCCTCGCCGCGGGCCCACCGCCGACGCGACGACGGCGAACACCGTCGCCGCGCCGAACTCCGGGACTACCTCGACGCGATCGGCGAGTCCTACGCCGAGGACCACTTCGTCGAGGGTCAGCACATCGCCTTCTACCTCCCCGAACGCGACGTGGCGATCACCTTCGACGCCCACGCCTACTACCGCATCGACCGCTCGCCGACCCACCCGGTCCTCGTCGAGCACGAGATGCCCGGCGTCCACCTCGGCGACCGACTCCCCTTCGAGGTGCCCGACGTGGACTTCGGGCCGGCCGAGACCGACGGCGAGCACCGCGACCCCGCCACGGCCGCGTTCGAGGAACTCGGCGTGTCGGCCTCGGCCAGCCTGGACGAGGTGAAAGCCGCCTACCGGCGGAAGGTCAAGGAGGTCCACCCCGACCAGGGCGGCGACGAGGACGAGTTCAAGCGCGTCCGCGAGGCCTACACGACGGCGAAACGTCACGCCGGGTAG
- a CDS encoding HAH_0734 family protein gives MKKLIVHGDPGFRKDAVISVDGEELVVFGVARQGEWHGPDEPQLWCTVGTEDERETYERRDYIPNFLDTEAVDAEAVELVEKASA, from the coding sequence ATGAAGAAGCTCATCGTCCACGGGGACCCCGGATTCCGGAAGGACGCCGTCATTTCCGTCGACGGCGAGGAGCTCGTCGTCTTCGGCGTCGCGCGCCAGGGCGAGTGGCACGGGCCCGACGAGCCCCAGCTGTGGTGCACCGTCGGCACCGAAGACGAGCGCGAGACCTACGAGCGCCGCGACTACATCCCCAACTTCCTCGACACCGAGGCCGTCGACGCCGAGGCCGTCGAACTCGTCGAGAAGGCGAGCGCCTGA
- a CDS encoding 50S ribosomal protein L44e produces the protein MEMPRRFNTYCPHCDEHNEHEVERVRSGRTSGMTKVNGRQAERTRSGYGNAGKFSKVPSGGKPTQKTDLKYRCSDCGKAHLREGWRAGRLDLQD, from the coding sequence ATGGAGATGCCACGCCGATTTAACACGTACTGTCCGCACTGCGACGAGCACAACGAACACGAGGTCGAGCGCGTTCGAAGCGGTCGCACCTCCGGGATGACGAAGGTCAACGGGCGCCAGGCCGAGCGGACGCGCTCGGGCTACGGGAACGCGGGCAAGTTCTCGAAGGTCCCGTCCGGCGGGAAGCCGACCCAGAAGACCGACCTCAAGTACCGCTGCTCCGACTGCGGCAAGGCCCACCTCCGCGAGGGATGGCGCGCCGGTCGACTCGACCTCCAGGACTAA
- a CDS encoding tyrosine--tRNA ligase gives MDTAERLELATRNTAEVVEESELEELFEDGDPSVYIGYAPTGEMHIGHFTTMRKLADFLGAGMDVTVLIADLHAHLDDNKSPFDLLDARSAYYEATIEAMIDAAGADADRISFVRGSDFELDEEYTLELLRMAAETTISRAQRAGSEVVRESDSPKLGGLLYPLMQTLDVDALDADVAYGGIDQRGIYMLSREVLPDHGGEAPVCVFAPLLSGLTGEKMSSSLEASKVNLTDSPEAVREKIGDAYCPAGEREDNGVLEYLEYLVFPVLDERGEALVVERPEEYGGDLTYDAYGPLEEDFLSGELHPADLKPAAGEAISEVIAPVRQRLNDRPELLREAYPEKYD, from the coding sequence ATGGACACGGCCGAGCGACTGGAACTCGCGACCCGCAACACGGCGGAGGTCGTCGAGGAATCGGAGCTGGAGGAGCTGTTCGAGGACGGCGACCCGTCGGTGTACATCGGCTACGCCCCCACCGGCGAGATGCACATCGGCCACTTCACCACGATGCGCAAGCTCGCCGACTTCCTCGGGGCCGGCATGGACGTGACCGTCCTGATCGCCGACCTCCACGCCCACCTCGACGACAACAAGAGCCCGTTCGACCTGCTTGACGCCCGCTCGGCCTACTACGAGGCGACCATCGAGGCGATGATCGACGCCGCCGGCGCCGACGCCGACCGGATCTCCTTCGTCCGCGGCAGCGACTTCGAGCTCGACGAGGAGTACACGCTCGAACTGCTCCGGATGGCCGCCGAGACGACCATCTCCCGCGCCCAGCGCGCCGGCAGCGAGGTCGTCCGCGAGTCCGACTCGCCCAAGCTGGGCGGCCTGCTGTACCCGCTCATGCAGACGCTGGACGTGGACGCGCTGGACGCCGACGTGGCCTACGGCGGCATCGACCAGCGGGGCATCTACATGCTCTCGCGGGAGGTCCTCCCCGACCACGGCGGCGAGGCGCCGGTCTGCGTCTTCGCGCCGCTACTGTCGGGGCTCACGGGCGAGAAGATGTCCTCCTCGCTCGAGGCGTCGAAGGTCAACCTCACCGACTCACCCGAGGCGGTCCGCGAGAAGATCGGGGACGCCTACTGCCCGGCCGGCGAGCGCGAGGACAACGGCGTCCTGGAGTACCTCGAGTACCTCGTCTTCCCCGTCCTCGACGAGCGCGGCGAGGCCCTCGTCGTCGAGCGCCCCGAGGAGTACGGCGGCGACCTGACCTACGACGCCTACGGGCCGCTGGAGGAGGACTTCCTCTCGGGCGAACTCCACCCGGCCGACCTCAAGCCCGCCGCCGGCGAGGCCATCTCGGAGGTCATCGCGCCCGTCCGTCAGCGGCTGAACGACCGGCCCGAGCTGCTCCGCGAGGCCTACCCCGAGAAGTACGACTGA
- a CDS encoding proteasome assembly chaperone family protein encodes MDEFERESLGEVDLDDPVLVEGLPGVGHVGKLAAEHLLEELDSELVERVHSTHFPPQVSVDEGRTQLAGAEFHAVRPEDGQDMLVLTGDHQAQDNTGHYGLTDTFLDVADDHGVSRVFALGGVPTGELIEEYSVLGAATADAVVDDLEDVGVEFREDEPAGGIVGVSGLLLGLGERRGFEAACLMGETSGYLVDPKSAQAVLEVLQEVVDFAVDYASLEERADEMEEVVRKIQEMDQGTPAASDEDLRYIG; translated from the coding sequence ATGGACGAATTCGAACGCGAGTCGCTGGGCGAGGTCGACCTCGACGACCCCGTACTGGTCGAGGGGCTGCCGGGCGTCGGGCACGTCGGCAAGCTCGCCGCCGAACACCTCCTCGAAGAGCTGGACAGCGAGCTCGTCGAGCGGGTCCACTCGACGCACTTCCCGCCGCAGGTCAGCGTCGACGAGGGCCGCACGCAACTGGCCGGCGCGGAGTTCCACGCCGTCCGCCCCGAGGACGGGCAGGACATGCTCGTGCTCACCGGCGACCACCAGGCCCAGGACAACACCGGCCACTACGGCCTGACCGACACGTTCCTCGACGTGGCCGACGACCACGGCGTCTCCCGCGTGTTCGCGCTGGGCGGCGTCCCGACGGGCGAACTCATCGAGGAGTACTCCGTGCTCGGCGCCGCGACTGCCGACGCGGTCGTCGACGACCTGGAGGACGTGGGCGTGGAGTTCCGCGAGGACGAGCCCGCCGGCGGCATCGTCGGCGTCAGCGGCCTGCTGCTGGGTCTCGGCGAGCGCAGGGGCTTCGAGGCCGCCTGCCTGATGGGCGAGACCAGCGGTTACCTCGTCGACCCCAAGAGCGCCCAGGCCGTCCTCGAAGTGCTCCAGGAGGTCGTCGACTTCGCGGTCGACTACGCCTCCCTGGAGGAGCGGGCCGACGAGATGGAGGAGGTCGTCCGCAAGATCCAGGAGATGGACCAGGGGACGCCCGCGGCCTCCGACGAGGACCTGCGCTACATCGGCTAA
- a CDS encoding translation initiation factor IF-2 subunit alpha: MKYSGWPDPGELVVGRVDEIEDFGVFVDLQEYEDKRGLCHISEVASGWIKNVRDHVSEGQTVVAKVLDVDEGSQQIDLSIKDVNDHQRKDKIQEWKNEQKADNWMLLAFGEDIDDETYAAIANELLAEFGSMYDGFEQAAIHGEEALEDTDLDDEEVEAIVETARENVSVPYVNVTGYVTLECPSGDGVDVIKEALQAAEGNGEIPEEVQLEVTYVGSPEYRIQVQAPDYKTAESHLEESADRAVAVVGDNGGSGRYHREREEETE; encoded by the coding sequence ATGAAATACAGCGGCTGGCCCGACCCCGGCGAACTGGTGGTCGGACGCGTCGACGAGATCGAGGACTTCGGCGTCTTCGTCGACCTCCAGGAGTACGAGGACAAGCGCGGCCTCTGTCACATCAGCGAGGTCGCCTCCGGGTGGATCAAGAACGTCCGCGACCACGTCTCCGAGGGCCAGACGGTCGTCGCCAAGGTGCTCGACGTCGACGAGGGGTCCCAGCAGATCGATCTCTCGATCAAGGACGTCAACGACCACCAGCGCAAGGACAAGATCCAGGAGTGGAAGAACGAACAGAAGGCCGACAACTGGATGCTGCTGGCGTTCGGCGAGGACATCGACGACGAGACCTACGCCGCCATCGCCAACGAGCTGCTCGCCGAGTTCGGCTCGATGTACGACGGCTTCGAGCAGGCCGCCATCCACGGCGAGGAGGCCCTCGAAGACACGGATCTGGACGACGAGGAGGTCGAGGCCATCGTCGAGACCGCCCGGGAGAACGTCTCGGTGCCCTACGTCAACGTCACCGGCTACGTCACGCTGGAGTGTCCCAGCGGCGACGGCGTCGACGTGATCAAGGAGGCCCTGCAGGCCGCCGAGGGCAACGGGGAGATCCCCGAGGAGGTCCAGCTGGAGGTCACCTACGTCGGCTCGCCGGAGTACCGCATCCAGGTGCAGGCGCCCGACTACAAGACCGCCGAGTCCCACCTCGAGGAGAGCGCCGACCGCGCGGTCGCCGTCGTCGGTGACAACGGCGGCTCCGGTCGCTACCACCGCGAGCGCGAAGAAGAGACGGAGTGA
- a CDS encoding 30S ribosomal protein S27e: protein MAGNFFSVACPDCENEQIVFGKASTEVACEVCGHTLARPTGGKAAIEGEVLETVEAR, encoded by the coding sequence ATGGCAGGAAACTTCTTCAGCGTCGCGTGTCCGGACTGTGAGAACGAACAGATCGTGTTCGGCAAGGCCTCGACCGAGGTCGCCTGCGAGGTCTGCGGGCACACGCTCGCGCGACCGACCGGCGGCAAAGCGGCCATCGAGGGCGAGGTACTCGAGACCGTCGAGGCTCGATAA
- a CDS encoding RAD55 family ATPase has translation MGLSTGCERLDELLGGGVPDKRSLLVSGPPGTGKTTLGMQFLQAGLDGGDQCLFVSTEQTIGELEDTFEPYPFDLDAEGLTVITVHCEPGDTMERDDDLVVRTLEGGDRAVTEWFDLPFTRENVVHYLSEYGPRDRILLDSLSGLRPIAADEVSFWRSTYDLIRLFSDTFDATSLLTAEDSDIGDSVASELLRYAAHGVVELSWAERANQRHRFLRVEKLRGRDHDDRRHKLVFDGSGVSVQPTQRTPPSALLTHDHLPTGVDALDELLGGGLVRGGFTVLSHDGTTGYYTINTRMLAEALEEGMAVAVALPAEVSLTQLDRYWTDTDWSVADLLDDDRLFVLELVESNGHDHRNVLAYDDDEDRDWDRLMELSYERSGDRPLFALVDTEPLLERVSRERVREVRYRAAARYTDEDDVVVYTINPAVQDTALVEFLVDTSNQTIRIERGDDGIEWLTLRKSPTGSPGTSKVVAYHESPPYVDLV, from the coding sequence ATGGGCCTCTCGACCGGGTGCGAACGGCTGGACGAACTGCTCGGCGGCGGCGTGCCGGACAAGCGGAGCCTGCTCGTCTCGGGGCCACCGGGGACCGGCAAGACGACCCTGGGCATGCAGTTCCTCCAGGCGGGCCTCGACGGGGGCGACCAGTGCCTGTTCGTCAGCACCGAACAGACGATCGGCGAGCTCGAGGACACGTTCGAGCCGTACCCGTTCGACCTCGACGCCGAGGGGCTGACCGTGATCACCGTCCACTGCGAGCCGGGCGACACGATGGAGCGGGACGACGACCTCGTCGTCCGCACGCTGGAGGGCGGCGACCGCGCCGTCACCGAGTGGTTCGACCTCCCGTTCACCCGGGAGAACGTCGTCCACTACCTCTCGGAGTACGGTCCCCGCGACCGGATCCTGCTGGACAGCCTCTCGGGGCTGCGGCCGATCGCGGCCGACGAGGTCTCCTTCTGGCGCTCGACGTACGACCTGATCCGCCTGTTCTCGGACACCTTCGACGCCACGTCGCTGCTGACCGCCGAGGACAGCGACATCGGCGACAGCGTCGCCAGCGAGCTGTTACGGTACGCGGCCCACGGCGTGGTCGAACTCTCGTGGGCCGAGCGGGCGAACCAGCGCCACCGCTTCCTGCGGGTCGAGAAGCTCCGGGGTCGTGACCACGACGACCGCCGGCACAAGCTCGTCTTCGACGGCTCCGGCGTGTCCGTCCAGCCGACCCAGCGCACGCCGCCGAGCGCGCTGCTGACCCACGACCACCTCCCGACCGGCGTCGACGCGCTCGACGAGTTGCTCGGCGGCGGCCTCGTCCGGGGCGGGTTCACCGTCCTCTCCCACGACGGGACGACGGGCTATTACACGATCAACACGCGGATGCTCGCCGAGGCGCTCGAGGAGGGGATGGCCGTGGCGGTCGCGCTCCCCGCCGAGGTCTCGCTGACGCAGCTGGACCGCTACTGGACCGATACCGACTGGAGCGTCGCGGACCTGCTCGACGACGACCGGCTGTTCGTCCTCGAACTCGTCGAGAGCAACGGCCACGACCACCGGAACGTCCTCGCCTACGACGACGACGAGGACCGCGACTGGGACCGGCTGATGGAACTCTCCTACGAGCGCAGCGGCGACCGGCCGCTGTTCGCGCTCGTCGACACCGAACCGCTGCTGGAGCGGGTCTCGCGCGAGCGCGTCCGGGAGGTCCGCTACCGCGCCGCGGCCCGCTACACCGACGAGGACGACGTCGTCGTCTACACGATCAACCCGGCCGTCCAGGACACCGCGCTCGTCGAGTTCCTCGTCGACACGAGCAACCAGACGATCCGGATCGAACGGGGCGACGACGGCATCGAGTGGCTCACGCTACGCAAGTCGCCGACGGGTTCGCCCGGGACGAGCAAGGTGGTGGCCTACCACGAGAGCCCGCCGTACGTCGACCTGGTGTAA
- a CDS encoding RNA-protein complex protein Nop10: MKSDILVCSAWRTEHERPRYTLSETCPDCGAEAVNSAPAPFSPEDSYGEYRRALKRRRRD; encoded by the coding sequence ATGAAATCCGACATCCTGGTCTGTTCGGCGTGGCGGACGGAACACGAGCGGCCGCGCTACACGCTCTCGGAGACGTGTCCCGACTGCGGCGCGGAGGCGGTCAACTCCGCGCCCGCGCCCTTCTCGCCGGAGGACAGCTACGGCGAGTATCGACGCGCACTTAAGCGGCGGCGCCGCGACTAG
- the dnaK gene encoding molecular chaperone DnaK, with the protein MASNKILGIDLGTTNSAFAVMEGGDPEIIVNQEGERTTPSVVAFDDGERLVGKPAKNQAVKNPDETVQSIKRHMGEDDYSVELDGEEYTPEQVSAMILQKIKRDAEEYLGDEVEKAVITVPAYFNDRQRQATKDAGEIAGFEVERIVNEPTAAAMAYGLDDESDQTVLVYDLGGGTFDVSILDLGGGVYEVVATNGDNDLGGDDWDRAIIDYLAEQFEEEHGIDLRDDRQALQRLTEAAEEAKIELSNRKETRIDLPFITTTDDGPLDLEEKLTRAKFESLTEDLIERTVGPTEQALEDAGYDKGDIDEVILVGGSTRMPQVQEQVEEMTGQEPKKNVNPDEAVALGAAIQGGVLSGDVDDIVLLDVTPLSLGVEVKGGLFERLIEKNTTIPTEESKIFTTAADNQTQVQIRVFQGEREIAEENELLGEFALTGIPPAPAGTPQIEVSFNIDENGIVNVSAEDKGSGNEENITIEGGAGLSDEQIEQMQQEAEEHAEEDEQRRERIEARNEAENTIQRAETLLEENEDQVDDELREEIEAEIDEVQEVLEDEDADTEDYKEATESLAEALQEIGKQMYQEQAAEGAAGAGAAGGAAGAGGMGGMGGAGPGGAAGAGGAAGGQGEEYVDADFEDVDDEDEDESGESSA; encoded by the coding sequence ATGGCTAGTAACAAGATTCTCGGAATCGACCTCGGGACCACGAACAGCGCGTTCGCGGTCATGGAGGGGGGCGACCCCGAGATCATCGTCAACCAGGAGGGCGAGCGGACGACACCCTCGGTCGTCGCGTTCGACGACGGCGAGCGCCTCGTCGGCAAGCCCGCGAAGAACCAGGCGGTCAAGAACCCCGACGAGACGGTCCAGTCCATCAAGCGCCACATGGGCGAGGACGACTACTCCGTGGAGCTGGACGGGGAGGAGTACACGCCCGAGCAGGTCTCGGCGATGATCCTCCAGAAGATCAAACGGGACGCCGAGGAGTACCTCGGCGACGAGGTCGAGAAGGCGGTCATCACGGTCCCCGCCTACTTCAACGACCGCCAGCGCCAGGCCACGAAGGACGCCGGCGAGATCGCCGGCTTCGAGGTCGAGCGCATCGTCAACGAGCCGACCGCGGCCGCGATGGCCTACGGGCTCGACGACGAGTCCGACCAGACCGTCCTCGTCTACGACCTCGGCGGGGGCACCTTCGACGTCTCCATCCTCGATCTCGGCGGCGGCGTCTACGAGGTCGTCGCCACCAACGGTGACAACGACCTCGGCGGCGACGACTGGGACCGCGCGATCATCGACTACCTCGCCGAGCAGTTCGAAGAGGAACACGGCATCGACCTGCGCGACGACCGTCAGGCCCTCCAGCGGCTCACCGAGGCGGCCGAGGAGGCCAAGATCGAGCTCTCCAACCGCAAGGAGACCCGCATCGACCTGCCGTTCATCACCACCACGGACGACGGCCCCCTCGACCTCGAGGAGAAGCTGACGCGGGCGAAGTTCGAGTCGCTGACCGAGGACCTCATCGAGCGGACGGTCGGCCCGACGGAGCAGGCCCTCGAGGACGCCGGCTACGACAAGGGCGACATCGACGAGGTCATCCTCGTCGGCGGCTCCACGCGGATGCCCCAGGTCCAGGAGCAGGTCGAGGAGATGACCGGCCAGGAGCCCAAGAAGAACGTCAACCCCGACGAGGCCGTCGCGCTGGGCGCGGCCATCCAGGGCGGCGTCCTCAGCGGCGACGTGGACGACATCGTCCTGCTCGACGTGACCCCGCTCTCCCTCGGCGTGGAGGTCAAGGGCGGCCTCTTCGAGCGGCTCATCGAGAAGAACACCACGATCCCGACCGAGGAGTCGAAGATCTTCACCACCGCCGCGGACAACCAGACGCAGGTCCAGATCCGCGTCTTCCAGGGCGAACGCGAGATCGCCGAGGAGAACGAACTGCTCGGCGAGTTCGCGCTCACCGGGATCCCGCCGGCACCCGCCGGCACGCCCCAGATCGAGGTGTCGTTCAACATCGACGAGAACGGCATCGTCAACGTCTCCGCCGAGGACAAGGGCTCGGGCAACGAGGAGAACATCACCATCGAGGGCGGCGCCGGCCTCTCCGACGAGCAGATCGAGCAGATGCAACAGGAGGCCGAGGAACACGCCGAGGAAGACGAGCAGCGCCGCGAGCGCATCGAGGCCCGCAACGAGGCCGAGAACACCATCCAGCGCGCCGAGACCCTGCTGGAGGAGAACGAGGACCAGGTCGACGACGAACTCCGCGAGGAGATCGAGGCCGAGATCGACGAGGTGCAGGAAGTCCTCGAAGACGAGGACGCCGACACCGAGGACTACAAGGAGGCCACCGAGAGCCTCGCCGAGGCGCTCCAGGAGATCGGCAAGCAGATGTACCAGGAGCAGGCCGCCGAGGGCGCGGCCGGCGCGGGCGCCGCGGGCGGCGCGGCCGGTGCCGGCGGCATGGGCGGCATGGGCGGCGCCGGTCCGGGCGGCGCTGCCGGCGCCGGCGGCGCGGCCGGCGGCCAGGGCGAGGAGTACGTCGACGCCGACTTCGAGGACGTCGACGACGAAGACGAGGACGAGTCCGGCGAGTCGTCCGCCTGA
- a CDS encoding nucleotide exchange factor GrpE gives MSEQDASDPAGAAAEEPDAGDGAVEPDEVIDADESGDAAGSATAADGEVEVDEELVDRVAESDPESIARELAALRTRVDGLEDELEAREAEVDELTEKLKRKQAEFQNYKKRMEKRREEEKERATEDLVTRLLDVRDNLQRALEQDEDADIRGGVESTLRSFDDVLDAENVEVVEPEPGEAVDPHRHEVLVRVDSDQPEGAIAEVHRPGYEMAGKVIREAQVTVSDGSAE, from the coding sequence ATGAGCGAGCAGGACGCGTCCGACCCCGCCGGGGCCGCAGCCGAGGAGCCAGACGCAGGCGACGGGGCCGTCGAACCCGACGAGGTCATCGACGCCGACGAGTCGGGCGACGCGGCCGGCTCCGCGACGGCCGCCGACGGCGAGGTCGAGGTCGACGAGGAGCTGGTCGACCGGGTCGCCGAGTCCGACCCCGAGTCGATCGCCCGCGAACTGGCGGCGCTGCGGACGCGCGTCGACGGTCTGGAGGACGAGCTCGAGGCGCGCGAGGCGGAGGTCGACGAGCTGACCGAGAAGCTCAAGCGCAAGCAGGCGGAGTTCCAGAACTACAAGAAGCGCATGGAGAAGCGCCGCGAGGAGGAGAAAGAGCGCGCCACCGAGGACCTGGTGACGCGGCTGCTCGACGTGCGCGACAACCTCCAGCGCGCGCTCGAACAGGACGAGGACGCGGACATCCGCGGCGGCGTCGAGTCGACGCTGCGGTCGTTCGACGACGTGCTCGACGCGGAGAACGTCGAGGTGGTCGAACCGGAACCGGGCGAGGCGGTCGACCCCCACCGCCACGAGGTGCTGGTCCGCGTCGACTCGGACCAGCCCGAGGGGGCCATCGCGGAGGTCCACCGCCCCGGCTACGAGATGGCCGGCAAGGTGATCCGCGAGGCGCAGGTCACCGTCAGTGACGGGTCCGCCGAGTAG